A stretch of the Bacillus licheniformis DSM 13 = ATCC 14580 genome encodes the following:
- the cydC gene encoding thiol reductant ABC exporter subunit CydC, with the protein MNNEDGWILPYIKKNTRLLIIVVLLGGLTACSAAALMFTSGYLISKAATRPENVLMIYVPIVAVRTFGILRSVSRYVERLTGHHIILKILSDMRVRLYRMLEPQALKWRERFRTGDMLGILADDVEHLQDMYLRTVFPGLSALLLYGVFIAAIGFFSWPFAGLMAVYAAVFVFLVPLVSLLVTRAKNVALKRGRSHLYRQLTDAVMGVSDWVFSGRQNDFVHSYEAAEHEWLAIEKKQVRFSRWRDFAMQCLAAGLVLLMLIWAGGQSAEGALAPVFIAAFVLVVFPLTEAFFPLSDAAASIPEYQDSLERMDGLQPPKRGNGADVQQERAEAVGLDDVTLRFEDVSFSYEQGQPVLDGVSFILKQGEKTALLGPSGAGKSTILSLIQGALAPSKGNITLNDISVQSLQGEISRVVSVFNQQPHLFDTTVLNNIRLGNPDASDEDVYWAARQVKLHDYIQSLPDGYHTSVQETGIRFSGGERQRIALARILLQDAPIVVLDEPTVGLDPKTEKELLSTMFQVLDGKTVLWITHHLAGAEAADRILFLDKGKLAMAGSHQQLLENNPRYSRLYRLDAPVSRLF; encoded by the coding sequence ATGAACAATGAAGACGGGTGGATTCTGCCCTACATCAAGAAAAATACAAGGCTTTTGATCATTGTCGTGCTGCTTGGCGGGTTGACGGCATGCTCGGCGGCTGCTCTCATGTTTACCTCCGGTTATTTAATATCCAAAGCGGCTACGCGTCCGGAAAATGTTTTGATGATCTATGTTCCGATCGTAGCGGTTCGCACCTTCGGGATTCTGCGCTCGGTGTCGCGCTATGTTGAGCGGTTGACAGGGCACCATATCATTTTGAAAATTTTATCCGATATGCGCGTCAGGCTTTACAGGATGCTCGAACCTCAAGCTTTAAAATGGCGTGAACGTTTCCGAACGGGGGATATGCTCGGCATTTTGGCCGACGATGTTGAACATTTGCAGGACATGTATTTGAGAACGGTATTTCCCGGGCTGTCGGCTCTTCTTTTATATGGCGTATTCATCGCAGCTATCGGCTTTTTTTCATGGCCTTTTGCTGGACTAATGGCGGTCTATGCCGCGGTTTTCGTATTTCTTGTTCCGCTTGTTTCCCTGCTTGTGACAAGGGCAAAAAATGTTGCGCTGAAAAGAGGACGGAGCCACTTGTACCGTCAGCTGACAGACGCGGTCATGGGGGTGAGCGATTGGGTTTTCAGCGGCCGGCAAAACGACTTTGTCCATTCGTATGAAGCGGCAGAACATGAATGGCTGGCGATCGAAAAGAAACAGGTGCGCTTCAGTCGTTGGAGGGACTTTGCCATGCAATGCCTGGCGGCAGGACTTGTTCTTCTGATGCTAATATGGGCGGGCGGCCAAAGCGCGGAAGGGGCTCTGGCTCCTGTGTTTATTGCGGCGTTTGTCCTTGTTGTGTTTCCTTTGACGGAAGCTTTCTTTCCGCTTTCGGACGCAGCGGCTTCAATCCCTGAGTATCAGGATTCTTTAGAAAGAATGGACGGTCTGCAGCCGCCGAAAAGGGGGAACGGGGCCGATGTTCAGCAGGAACGGGCGGAGGCTGTAGGTTTGGACGATGTCACGCTTCGCTTTGAAGACGTTTCTTTTTCTTATGAGCAAGGCCAGCCGGTGTTGGACGGTGTTTCATTTATATTAAAGCAGGGTGAAAAGACCGCTTTGCTAGGCCCGAGCGGTGCGGGTAAATCGACCATCTTGTCGTTGATACAAGGGGCGCTTGCTCCTTCTAAAGGAAACATTACATTGAACGATATTTCTGTGCAGTCTCTTCAGGGAGAAATTTCACGCGTAGTCTCCGTTTTCAATCAGCAGCCGCACCTGTTTGATACGACGGTTTTGAATAATATCCGGCTCGGGAACCCTGACGCGAGCGATGAGGACGTGTATTGGGCGGCGCGCCAGGTGAAGCTTCACGATTATATTCAGTCTCTTCCCGATGGATATCATACATCTGTACAGGAAACGGGCATCCGTTTTTCAGGTGGAGAACGCCAGCGGATTGCTTTGGCGCGGATTCTGCTGCAGGACGCACCCATCGTCGTGTTGGACGAACCGACCGTAGGCCTTGATCCTAAAACAGAGAAGGAGCTTCTTTCAACGATGTTTCAAGTACTTGATGGAAAGACCGTTCTATGGATTACACACCATTTGGCAGGAGCCGAAGCGGCCGACCGGATTCTGTTTTTAGACAAAGGGAAGCTTGCAATGGCAGGGAGCCATCAGCAGCTTTTGGAAAACAATCCGCGCTATTCAAGACTTTATCGTCTGGATGCGCCTGTCAGCCGGCTTTTTTAG
- a CDS encoding NAD-dependent malic enzyme, protein MNGNNIIRNLMLEIPSAPGNLGKVTTAIGLAGGDIGEIETIKVGPNYTMRNITVQVEHEEQLTEILEVIRNLKEGIHLHTVSDDVLAAHEGGKIRMKSKMPIRSLADLRRVYTPGVANVCELIKEEPQKANIYTGIGNSVAIVTDGTAILGLGDIGPVAGMPVMEGKAALFDQLADISGVPILLDTNDPDEIVRTVKNIAPGFSGILLEDIGSPHCFEIEERLKNDLNIPVMHDDQHGTAVVTLAAAISAAKSAGVDLKQAHVGQIGLGAAGVAICRMFMAYGVKRVVGTDKSLEAMARLENYGGHAAESIEELMESCDIVVATTGVPGLINKKWVREGQVILALSNPKPEIEPEDALEAGAAYAADGRSVNNVLGFPGIFRGVLNAGADSISHPMLVAAAEAIASCTRQGDLVPHPLNPEVHEIVAKAVERVALSEMGKING, encoded by the coding sequence ATGAATGGCAACAATATTATTCGGAATTTGATGCTGGAAATCCCTTCAGCACCCGGAAACCTTGGAAAGGTGACAACGGCGATCGGCCTTGCCGGCGGTGATATCGGAGAGATTGAAACGATCAAGGTAGGGCCGAATTATACGATGCGGAACATTACGGTTCAAGTTGAGCATGAAGAACAGCTCACCGAGATTCTTGAAGTGATCCGCAACTTAAAAGAAGGCATCCATCTTCATACCGTTTCAGATGACGTGCTGGCTGCACATGAAGGCGGCAAAATCCGCATGAAAAGCAAGATGCCGATTCGCTCGCTTGCTGATCTGCGTCGGGTGTATACGCCGGGTGTCGCGAACGTGTGCGAGCTCATTAAAGAAGAGCCGCAAAAAGCGAATATTTATACCGGAATCGGCAATTCGGTTGCAATTGTAACGGACGGCACGGCCATCCTTGGCTTGGGAGACATAGGGCCAGTTGCTGGAATGCCTGTTATGGAAGGGAAAGCCGCTCTTTTCGACCAGCTTGCGGATATCAGCGGGGTTCCGATTCTGCTCGACACGAATGATCCTGATGAAATCGTAAGGACGGTTAAAAACATCGCGCCCGGCTTTAGCGGCATTTTGCTTGAAGACATCGGTTCACCGCATTGTTTTGAAATTGAAGAGCGCCTGAAAAACGACCTGAATATTCCGGTCATGCATGACGACCAGCACGGTACGGCGGTTGTGACGCTGGCGGCCGCCATTTCAGCAGCCAAGAGTGCAGGGGTGGATCTGAAGCAGGCCCATGTCGGCCAAATCGGCCTGGGCGCGGCGGGTGTCGCGATCTGCAGGATGTTTATGGCATATGGAGTAAAACGTGTTGTCGGAACGGATAAATCGCTTGAGGCGATGGCGCGTTTAGAGAACTATGGCGGCCATGCGGCTGAAAGCATCGAAGAATTGATGGAAAGCTGCGATATCGTCGTTGCGACAACCGGTGTTCCGGGATTGATCAATAAGAAATGGGTTCGGGAAGGCCAGGTGATTTTGGCTCTGTCCAATCCGAAGCCGGAGATTGAGCCTGAGGATGCGCTCGAGGCCGGGGCAGCCTACGCTGCAGACGGACGGTCTGTCAACAATGTGCTGGGGTTCCCAGGTATTTTCAGGGGCGTGTTAAATGCCGGAGCCGATTCGATCAGCCACCCGATGCTGGTTGCGGCCGCTGAAGCGATCGCATCCTGCACAAGACAAGGCGATCTTGTGCCTCATCCGCTGAACCCTGAAGTTCACGAGATTGTGGCCAAAGCAGTCGAAAGGGTCGCACTTTCAGAAATGGGAAAAATCAACGGATAA
- a CDS encoding DUF1259 domain-containing protein — protein MNHGVCSVSIKRNLRVAIQGRPSRGVGMEEIMFESLDQNGIALNMAEVAILPEEVPLFTKKLVDQGIIISALHNHWIFTEPNILYIHFQSVEPPLTFAKKTAAALSVLR, from the coding sequence TTGAACCACGGTGTCTGTTCTGTCAGCATCAAACGGAATTTGCGTGTCGCGATTCAAGGAAGACCGAGCCGGGGAGTCGGCATGGAAGAAATCATGTTCGAATCGCTCGATCAAAACGGAATCGCCTTGAATATGGCCGAAGTCGCAATTTTGCCTGAAGAAGTTCCGCTGTTTACAAAAAAGCTTGTCGATCAGGGCATCATTATCAGTGCTCTCCACAATCATTGGATTTTTACAGAACCGAATATTTTATATATTCATTTTCAATCTGTAGAACCGCCGTTAACATTCGCGAAAAAAACAGCTGCCGCTTTATCCGTATTGCGATGA
- the cydB gene encoding cytochrome d ubiquinol oxidase subunit II: protein MVSLNEFWFILVAVLFIGFFFLEGFDFGVGMATRFLGRNDLERRVMINTIGPFWDANEVWLLTGGGAIFAAFPNWYATMFSGYYIPFVFVLLALIGRGVAFEFRGKVETAKWKNTWDWVVFFGSILPPFLFGVLFASILRGMPIDADMNLHAGFTDYVNVYSVTGGVAVTLLCLLHGLIFITLRTEADLRDRARQLAKKVVFAVLAALVAFVALSIFETDLFTGRGHVTIPLAALIVVCYVLSIVFMKQKRDGWTFAMTGAGIALTVATIFTALFPRVMISSVKSAYDLTVYNASSGDYSLKVMTIVALALLPFVLGYQIWSYYVFRKRVSSKEPMIY, encoded by the coding sequence ATGGTATCTCTTAATGAATTTTGGTTTATATTAGTCGCTGTGCTGTTCATCGGTTTTTTCTTTCTTGAGGGCTTTGATTTCGGCGTCGGAATGGCGACGCGGTTTCTCGGGCGCAACGATCTTGAACGGAGGGTGATGATCAATACGATCGGTCCTTTCTGGGATGCAAATGAAGTCTGGCTGCTGACCGGGGGAGGCGCGATTTTCGCCGCTTTTCCGAACTGGTATGCCACGATGTTCAGCGGATATTACATTCCGTTTGTCTTTGTTCTTCTTGCATTGATCGGCCGCGGGGTCGCGTTTGAATTTAGAGGAAAAGTCGAAACCGCAAAATGGAAGAATACATGGGATTGGGTCGTATTTTTCGGCAGCATTCTGCCGCCGTTTTTGTTCGGTGTATTGTTTGCGAGCATCCTGCGCGGCATGCCGATTGATGCCGATATGAATCTGCACGCCGGTTTTACCGATTATGTGAACGTCTATTCCGTGACAGGGGGAGTCGCCGTTACGCTTCTCTGCCTGCTGCACGGCCTGATCTTTATTACATTGAGAACGGAAGCCGATTTGCGCGACCGGGCAAGACAGCTGGCCAAAAAAGTCGTATTCGCCGTTTTGGCGGCGCTTGTTGCCTTTGTTGCATTATCCATTTTTGAAACGGACTTGTTCACGGGCAGGGGGCATGTGACGATACCGCTTGCGGCTCTGATTGTCGTTTGCTATGTGCTGTCGATCGTGTTTATGAAACAAAAACGCGACGGCTGGACATTTGCCATGACGGGCGCAGGGATCGCTCTTACAGTGGCGACGATTTTCACTGCGCTGTTCCCGCGCGTCATGATCAGCTCGGTGAAAAGCGCATATGACTTAACCGTTTATAATGCTTCATCAGGCGACTATTCTTTAAAGGTTATGACGATCGTCGCGCTGGCACTGCTTCCGTTCGTGCTGGGCTATCAGATCTGGAGCTACTATGTTTTTAGAAAACGGGTCAGCAGCAAGGAGCCAATGATTTATTAA
- a CDS encoding pectate trisaccharide-lyase, with amino-acid sequence MKKLISIIFIFVLGVVGSLTAAVSAEAASALNSGKVNPLADFSLKGFAALNGGTTGGEGGQTVTVTTGDQLIAALKNKNANTPLKIYVNGTITTSNTSASKIDVKDVSNVSIVGSGTKGELKGIGIKIWRANNIIIRNLKIHEVASGDKDAIGIEGPSKNIWVDHNELYHSLNVDKDYYDGLFDVKRDAEYITFSWNYVHDGWKSMLMGSSDSDNYNRTITFHHNWFENLNSRVPSFRFGEGHIYNNYFNKIIDSGINSRMGARIRIENNLFENAKDPIVSWYSSSPGYWHVSNNKFVNSRGSMPTTSTTTYNPPYSYSLDNVDNVKSIVKQNAGVGKINP; translated from the coding sequence ATGAAGAAATTAATCAGCATCATCTTTATCTTTGTATTAGGGGTTGTCGGGTCATTGACAGCGGCGGTTTCGGCAGAAGCAGCTTCTGCCTTAAACTCGGGCAAAGTAAATCCGCTTGCCGACTTCAGCTTAAAAGGCTTTGCCGCACTAAACGGCGGAACAACGGGCGGAGAAGGCGGTCAGACGGTAACCGTAACAACGGGAGATCAGCTGATTGCGGCATTAAAAAATAAGAATGCAAATACGCCTTTAAAAATTTATGTCAACGGCACCATTACAACATCAAATACATCCGCATCAAAGATTGACGTCAAAGACGTGTCAAACGTATCGATTGTCGGATCAGGGACCAAAGGGGAACTCAAAGGGATCGGCATCAAAATATGGCGGGCCAACAACATCATCATCCGCAACTTGAAAATTCACGAGGTCGCCTCAGGCGATAAAGACGCGATCGGCATTGAAGGCCCTTCTAAAAACATTTGGGTTGATCATAATGAGCTTTACCACAGCCTGAACGTTGACAAAGATTACTATGACGGATTATTTGACGTCAAAAGAGATGCGGAATATATTACATTCTCTTGGAACTATGTGCACGATGGATGGAAATCAATGCTGATGGGTTCATCGGACAGCGATAATTACAACAGGACGATTACATTCCATCATAACTGGTTTGAGAATCTGAATTCGCGTGTGCCGTCATTCCGTTTCGGAGAAGGCCATATTTACAACAACTATTTCAATAAAATCATCGACAGCGGAATTAATTCGAGGATGGGCGCGCGCATCAGAATTGAGAACAACCTCTTTGAAAACGCCAAAGATCCGATTGTCTCTTGGTACAGCAGTTCACCGGGCTATTGGCATGTATCCAACAACAAATTTGTAAACTCTAGGGGCAGTATGCCGACTACCTCTACTACAACCTATAATCCGCCATACAGCTACTCACTCGACAATGTCGACAATGTAAAATCAATCGTCAAGCAAAATGCCGGAGTCGGCAAAATCAATCCATAA
- a CDS encoding NAD(P)H-hydrate dehydratase has translation MSAEQLPIWTKDCVKGSLPKRGNDSHKGTYGTGLLLAGSDDMPGAALLAGIGAMRSGLGKLVIGTCGSAIPLILPVLPEATYWRDGAEKAASGEIAEPYRAIAIGPGLPPSQMTEQAVQSVLAKDCPVVLDAGALSKRSYHEREAPVVLTPHPGEFSKMTGLSIREIEANRAGYARDYAEEQGITLVLKGNETIVAFPDGECWRNVTGNGALAKGGTGDTLTGMLLGMLCCHENSREAVLNAVHLHGACADAWTKTRSAHALLAHELSDLLPTVWKAYEDGNK, from the coding sequence ATGTCTGCAGAACAATTGCCGATATGGACGAAAGACTGCGTGAAGGGCTCATTGCCGAAAAGGGGAAATGATAGTCATAAAGGAACTTATGGAACCGGCCTTTTGCTCGCGGGAAGCGATGATATGCCGGGAGCGGCTCTCCTTGCAGGAATCGGGGCGATGCGGAGCGGTCTAGGAAAGCTTGTCATCGGAACGTGCGGGAGTGCGATTCCGCTGATCCTCCCCGTTCTTCCTGAGGCGACGTATTGGCGGGACGGCGCCGAAAAGGCGGCGTCAGGCGAGATTGCCGAACCTTACCGGGCGATTGCGATCGGGCCTGGGCTGCCGCCTTCGCAAATGACTGAGCAAGCGGTTCAAAGCGTATTAGCGAAAGACTGCCCGGTTGTGCTTGATGCGGGTGCTCTTTCAAAACGATCGTATCATGAACGGGAAGCGCCGGTGGTATTAACGCCGCATCCGGGCGAATTTTCGAAAATGACAGGCTTGTCCATTCGAGAAATTGAAGCAAACCGGGCCGGTTATGCTCGAGATTATGCGGAGGAACAAGGTATTACCCTTGTCTTGAAAGGCAATGAAACGATCGTTGCTTTCCCCGACGGCGAGTGCTGGAGGAATGTAACGGGAAATGGGGCGCTGGCAAAGGGAGGAACGGGGGATACGTTAACAGGTATGCTTCTCGGGATGCTGTGCTGTCATGAGAATTCGAGAGAAGCGGTGCTGAATGCTGTCCACTTGCACGGCGCATGTGCGGACGCATGGACAAAGACCAGATCGGCTCATGCGCTTCTTGCGCATGAACTTTCCGATCTGCTGCCAACGGTATGGAAAGCGTATGAGGATGGAAATAAGTGA
- the cydD gene encoding thiol reductant ABC exporter subunit CydD: MGKDLLQYKGMKRILAVLTVLTCMQGAAIIMQAEWLAEAVTRLFNGERVGSLFPLLILFTAAFLFRHAVTLVRQKLIFDYAAETGAGMRKKFLEKLFQSGPRLARKEGTGHVVTLAMEGIAQFRRYLELFLPKMVSMAVIPPAVVCYVFFKDTSSAAVLMITMPILITFMILLGYAAKRKADSQWKTYEMLSNHFTDSLRGLETLKVLGISRSHTKNIFHVSERYRKATMSTLKIAFLSSFALDFFTMLSVATVAVFLGLGLVDGSISLEPALAILILAPEFFLPVREVGNDYHATLNGREAGKAIKAILDSPGFKDEAPLSLERWSDDDQIEFKHVDVRHEDEENCSLSGISLSFKGKRKIGIIGESGAGKSTLIDVLGGFLETKSGVIKVGGKKRTHLQTDSWQNQLLYIPQHPYIFPDTLAANIRFYHPAASDEDVEQAARAAGLSELIDQLPNGLKERIGEGGRALSGGQAQRTAVARAFLGNRPIILLDEPTAHLDIETEYELKKTMLKLFEDKLVFLATHRLHWMLDMDEIIVLKDGQVAETGTHQELIEKRGVYYELVKAQSFGGAS; encoded by the coding sequence ATGGGAAAAGATCTTTTGCAATATAAAGGGATGAAACGAATACTTGCAGTACTCACTGTCCTGACATGCATGCAGGGCGCCGCCATTATCATGCAGGCCGAATGGCTTGCTGAAGCGGTTACCCGCCTTTTTAACGGAGAACGCGTCGGTTCGCTCTTTCCGCTGCTCATCTTATTTACCGCCGCTTTTTTATTTCGACATGCTGTTACCCTTGTCAGGCAAAAGCTGATATTTGACTATGCCGCCGAGACGGGGGCCGGCATGCGGAAAAAGTTTTTGGAGAAGCTTTTCCAATCCGGCCCCAGGCTGGCGAGGAAAGAAGGAACCGGTCATGTCGTCACGCTCGCGATGGAAGGAATTGCACAGTTCCGCCGCTATTTGGAGCTGTTTTTGCCGAAAATGGTCAGCATGGCCGTTATACCGCCGGCGGTTGTCTGTTATGTCTTTTTTAAAGACACATCTTCCGCTGCAGTCTTAATGATTACGATGCCGATTTTAATCACTTTTATGATCCTTCTTGGGTATGCGGCTAAAAGAAAAGCGGACAGCCAATGGAAAACGTATGAGATGCTTTCAAACCATTTTACAGATTCCTTGCGCGGCCTGGAAACATTGAAAGTGCTGGGCATCAGCCGTTCACATACTAAGAATATATTTCATGTGAGCGAACGGTACAGGAAGGCGACGATGAGTACGCTTAAGATCGCCTTTCTGTCATCGTTTGCACTTGATTTTTTCACCATGCTGTCCGTAGCGACCGTTGCTGTTTTTCTCGGTCTCGGTCTTGTTGACGGCAGCATCTCGCTGGAGCCGGCTCTTGCCATTCTGATTCTTGCCCCTGAGTTTTTTCTCCCTGTCCGGGAAGTCGGCAATGACTATCATGCTACATTGAACGGACGCGAAGCCGGTAAAGCGATCAAGGCGATATTGGATTCGCCGGGTTTCAAGGATGAGGCGCCTTTAAGTCTTGAGCGATGGTCTGACGACGATCAAATCGAGTTCAAGCATGTAGATGTGCGGCATGAAGATGAGGAAAACTGCTCTTTATCCGGGATTTCTCTTTCATTTAAGGGAAAGAGAAAAATCGGAATCATCGGGGAAAGCGGTGCCGGAAAATCTACGCTTATCGATGTGCTCGGCGGCTTCCTGGAAACGAAAAGCGGCGTTATCAAAGTCGGGGGAAAAAAGAGAACGCATTTGCAGACGGACAGCTGGCAAAATCAGCTCTTGTATATTCCGCAGCATCCCTATATCTTTCCGGATACGCTCGCAGCCAATATCCGTTTTTATCATCCCGCCGCTTCTGACGAAGACGTTGAACAGGCAGCAAGAGCTGCCGGGCTCTCGGAGCTGATTGATCAGCTTCCAAACGGCTTGAAAGAGCGGATCGGTGAAGGCGGGAGGGCATTAAGCGGTGGACAGGCGCAGCGTACAGCCGTTGCCCGGGCTTTCCTTGGCAACCGTCCGATTATTCTTTTAGATGAGCCCACTGCTCATTTGGATATCGAAACAGAATACGAGTTGAAAAAAACGATGTTAAAACTGTTTGAAGACAAGCTGGTTTTTTTGGCAACCCATCGCCTTCACTGGATGCTTGATATGGATGAAATTATCGTGCTGAAAGATGGGCAGGTGGCTGAAACCGGTACACATCAAGAACTGATTGAAAAGCGGGGCGTTTATTACGAGCTCGTGAAGGCGCAGTCGTTTGGAGGTGCATCATGA
- a CDS encoding cytochrome ubiquinol oxidase subunit I, producing the protein MDELILARFQFASTTIFHFIFVPMSIGLVFMVALMETLYVAKKKDIYRTMAKFWGHLFLINFAVGVVTGILQEFQFGMNWSEYSRFVGDVFGAPLAVEALLAFFMESTFIGLWIFGWDRLPKKIHLLSIWLVSLGTIMSAFWILAANSFMQEPVGFAIKNGRAEMTDFFAIIKNPQLWVEFPHVIFGALATGAFFIAGVSAYKMLKKQELLFFKKSFQIAMIVALVSGGGVAFSGHEQAQHLMKSQPMKMAASEALWDDSGDPAAWTVLANIDTDKQENKSELSIPYALSYLAYKQFSGDVPGMKTLQKQYEEKYGEGNYIPPVKTTFWSFRIMAGSGLLMIVAALTGLYLSFRKRLETSKWFLRTMVALIAFPFIANTAGWIMTEIGRQPWTVFGILTTAQSVSPNVSAGMLLFSVIAFTAIYLVLALVLVYLFVREIKKGAAHHDHHHDDSVSTDPFDQEVYHGIS; encoded by the coding sequence GTGGACGAACTCATTTTGGCAAGATTTCAATTTGCTTCAACAACGATCTTTCACTTTATTTTTGTACCGATGTCAATCGGGCTTGTCTTTATGGTTGCTTTAATGGAAACCCTTTATGTCGCAAAGAAAAAAGACATTTACAGAACGATGGCTAAATTTTGGGGGCACTTATTTTTAATTAATTTTGCAGTCGGTGTTGTCACCGGGATTTTACAAGAATTTCAGTTCGGAATGAACTGGTCGGAGTACTCCCGCTTTGTCGGTGATGTATTCGGCGCTCCGCTCGCGGTGGAAGCGCTGCTCGCTTTCTTTATGGAATCGACGTTTATCGGTTTGTGGATCTTCGGCTGGGACCGCCTTCCGAAGAAGATTCATTTGCTGTCCATTTGGCTTGTTTCGCTTGGCACGATCATGTCGGCGTTTTGGATTCTAGCGGCCAACTCGTTTATGCAGGAGCCTGTCGGATTTGCGATCAAAAACGGACGCGCGGAAATGACCGATTTTTTTGCGATTATTAAAAACCCGCAGCTATGGGTTGAATTTCCGCACGTCATTTTCGGTGCGCTTGCCACTGGGGCGTTTTTCATTGCCGGTGTCAGCGCGTATAAAATGCTGAAAAAACAGGAATTGCTCTTTTTTAAAAAATCCTTTCAAATCGCGATGATTGTGGCGCTTGTTTCCGGGGGCGGCGTTGCGTTCAGCGGACATGAGCAGGCACAGCATCTGATGAAGAGCCAGCCGATGAAAATGGCTGCCAGCGAAGCGCTTTGGGATGACAGCGGCGATCCGGCTGCATGGACGGTGCTTGCGAACATTGACACGGACAAGCAGGAAAACAAATCCGAGCTCAGCATCCCGTATGCGCTCAGCTATTTGGCTTATAAACAATTCAGCGGCGATGTGCCCGGAATGAAGACACTGCAAAAGCAATATGAAGAAAAATACGGAGAAGGAAATTATATTCCGCCGGTGAAAACGACATTCTGGAGTTTCAGAATCATGGCCGGATCAGGACTTTTAATGATCGTTGCCGCTTTGACCGGTCTTTATCTCAGCTTCCGCAAAAGACTCGAAACAAGCAAATGGTTCTTGCGGACAATGGTGGCTTTGATCGCCTTTCCATTCATTGCAAATACGGCGGGGTGGATCATGACTGAAATCGGACGCCAGCCGTGGACGGTGTTCGGTATTTTGACAACGGCGCAGTCCGTGTCGCCGAACGTATCAGCGGGAATGCTGCTGTTCTCTGTCATCGCGTTTACAGCGATTTATCTTGTGCTGGCGCTCGTTCTTGTCTACTTGTTTGTGCGGGAGATTAAAAAAGGGGCTGCACACCATGACCACCATCATGATGATTCCGTATCGACAGACCCGTTTGATCAGGAGGTTTACCATGGTATCTCTTAA
- a CDS encoding formate/nitrite transporter family protein: MESKSLVLVEELALKKQSIFVQSPLRYLLRAMLASMFIGFGVIVAFKTGNLFYVEHSPFTYPIAAITFGGAIILIVYGGGDLFTGNTFYYTLAALRKKMRWPTVIKLWMFSYAGNLMGAVFFAGLIFATGLFKDPSSTGFILSVAEHKMNTPVTELFFKAILCNWLVCLAFFVPMAQKGDGAKMFSMMLFVFTFFISGYEHSIANMATFAVSLVTEHPETISIAGAIHNLIPVTLGNLVGGAFMMGFMYHYANKPGGEEIIK; encoded by the coding sequence ATGGAATCTAAATCACTTGTTCTAGTCGAAGAGCTTGCTTTAAAAAAGCAAAGCATCTTTGTGCAAAGCCCGCTTCGCTATCTTTTACGGGCTATGCTGGCCAGTATGTTTATCGGGTTCGGAGTCATTGTAGCGTTTAAAACGGGGAATCTCTTTTATGTTGAACATTCTCCGTTCACATATCCAATTGCAGCAATCACCTTTGGGGGCGCCATTATTCTGATCGTCTATGGCGGAGGAGATTTATTTACGGGAAATACATTTTATTATACATTGGCTGCGCTTCGTAAAAAAATGCGCTGGCCCACTGTGATCAAGCTGTGGATGTTCAGCTATGCAGGAAATTTAATGGGCGCCGTTTTTTTCGCAGGCCTCATCTTTGCGACCGGCTTATTTAAAGATCCTTCTTCCACCGGCTTTATTCTCAGCGTGGCGGAGCATAAAATGAATACGCCGGTGACCGAATTGTTCTTTAAAGCGATTCTGTGTAACTGGCTTGTCTGCCTTGCGTTTTTCGTTCCGATGGCGCAAAAAGGGGACGGAGCGAAAATGTTCTCTATGATGCTGTTTGTCTTTACTTTCTTTATTTCCGGTTATGAACACAGCATCGCGAACATGGCCACTTTTGCCGTCTCTCTGGTCACCGAGCATCCGGAGACCATTTCGATTGCAGGCGCAATCCATAACCTAATTCCGGTAACACTCGGGAACCTGGTCGGAGGCGCGTTTATGATGGGCTTCATGTACCACTATGCCAACAAGCCGGGCGGTGAAGAAATCATCAAATAA